In Nasonia vitripennis strain AsymCx chromosome 2, Nvit_psr_1.1, whole genome shotgun sequence, a genomic segment contains:
- the CPR29 gene encoding cuticular protein RR-2 family member 29 precursor, translating to MAFKFIILSALIAAMANAASLPESYHGHGVQLSEHHVEEDHYDHHPKYKFAYEVHDSHTGDIKSQHEERDGDTVHGSYSLIDADGHKRIVHYTAGKHIGFHATVHREPIHHHIPVKTISHHEPLAINTHYSYHH from the exons ATGGCTTTCAAG TTCATCATCCTTTCGGCCCTCATTGCCGCTATGGCCAACGCCGCTAGTCTGCCGGAATCGTACCATGGCCACGGCGTACAGTTGTCTGAGCACCACGTCGAGGAAGATCACTACGACCACCACCCTAAGTACAAGTTCGCCTACGAAGTGCACGACTCGCACACTGGAGACATCAAAAGTCAGCACGAAGAACGCGACGGGGACACCGTTCACGGCAGCTACTCACTCATCGACGCTGACGGACACAAACGCATTGTCCACTACACCGCTGGCAAACACATTGGGTTCCATGCCACTGTCCACAGGGAACCGATCCACCATCACATCCCTGTCAAGACTATCTCGCATCACGAACCTCTGGCTATCAACACGCACTACTCGTACCAccattaa